In Chitinophagaceae bacterium C216, the genomic stretch CAAGCGCCGGATTTAATTCGGTAATTGTTCCGCTTACCGGCAGATACAAGTCCGAAACTGTTTTTACAGCTTCCACCGTGCCGAACACATCATTTGCATTCAGTTTCTTACCTACGGTTTCAACTTCTACAAATACAATATCTCCCAGCTCTCTTTGAGCAAAATCGGTAATACCCACTGTGGCGATATTGCCCTCCAATCTAATCCATTCGTGGTCTTTCGTGTAGCGCAGTGTATCAGGATAACTCATAGCTTGATATGATTTTGAGGTACAAATATGGTTAAATCCCTTTAATATTTCCCGAAAATAAAAATATTTTTTTCACACCTGAAGTTGTCGGTATAAGTGTTTAGAAAATAATAAAGTGTAATGCTTGATGTGAGCTTTCTCGTGAAAAATAAAAACTCCATTACCATTTATGCTGACTTCTTTTGCGTTCGTCGGTTGTTTTATGCCGTTCACCGCTAAGTGCTTTTTGTCGATAGCGCTCAGAGATAGTTTTGTTTAAAAATAAAGCTGTACAACACAATTGTTTCACAGGGATTTACTCCCGTTTTCCGATAATGAGCAATGGGTTGTACCTCTGAGAA encodes the following:
- the gcvH gene encoding Glycine cleavage system H protein, giving the protein MSYPDTLRYTKDHEWIRLEGNIATVGITDFAQRELGDIVFVEVETVGKKLNANDVFGTVEAVKTVSDLYLPVSGTITELNPALANAPELVNTDPYGEGWMIKMTVDNPADVDSLLDAAAYEAITG